The Thermotoga sp. Ku-13t genomic sequence CCTCGCGGCCTCAATGGCTGCATTGAGCGCCAGAAGGTTCGTCTGTTCTGCGATAGAGTAAATTGTACCTATCACTTCTTCGATTTTTCCAGTGAAACTGGCAAGTTCCTGTATGGACTTCCTCACAGAGTGCTGCTGCTGAACCATGGACTCCACAGATTCGATCAGCTTGTTCACGGTTTGTTCAACAGCTTTCGATGATTTTCTGAGCTTTTCGAAGCTTTCAGACAGTACAAGTGCGTTCTTGGATGTCTGCTCGCTCCCTGAGGCGATCTCCCTCGCACCCATGTCCACCTGATGAACCAGTTGATTCACGTTGCTGACGATCCTGCTCACTTCTTCCGAAATTGTTCGTGCTTCTTCAGACGCGGTTTTCGCCGTGGATGAATCCTTTTCTATTTGCTCACTCAGTAGATTAATTCTTTCCTCTATCTTTTTGATGTTCATTATACTGTCCCTCAAGCTCTTCGTCAAGATCGAAAAGGCGTTCGAAAGCTGGGTGATCTCAGCACCTACGCGTTTGAGCTGTACAGACTGAGAAAGATCACCCTCAGCGACTCTTTGAGCTGCGTTTGAAAGATTCACGATCGGTTGGCTGATAGATCTGGCGAAAAAGATGGCCACGATGGCTGCCACTATGGAAACGATGGCCGCCACGCTCGCGTTCATCACGATCGTGTTCTGAAAGACTGCTTCTATCTCTTTCCTTGGAATCGTCAAGCAGAGCGACCAACCAACGCTGGGAACGTTCGCGATTGCGGCGAGCTTTTTCTGAGACTGGAAGGTGTAGTTCACGGTTGTTGTTTCCCTATTCACGATCTTTTCTTCGATGACCTTTAGATTTTCATCCACCTCTCTCAATTTCTTTCCCAGCAAGTCCGCGTTCGGGTGTGACAAAACGATAGATTCTCCGTCCACCATGAACGCGTAGCCCTCTTTGCCATGCTTTATACTGAGGACGATCTCGTCCAATTTCTTCTGTGGCATGAAGGCAGCGTAGACACCGACGACTTCCTGTGAATAGCTGATCACCGGCACGGAAAAGACGTAGCCCCTCTGGCCCTTGAAACTCGTGCTCTGCACATAGACGTTCCCTTTCATTGCTTCTTCGAAAAACTTTTGCTTCGACAAATCCGAATCGGGTTGAACGTCGAGCGTGAACGTTTTTCCATCCACACTGATGAGTATTTGTCCTGTGAAACCAAGTTTCTGAAAGTTCTCAGTGTAAGAACGCAGACTCATGTCTATCATGTTCGTATCGAAGAACAAAAAGAGATTTTCCAGATTCGGGGCTATGCCTTGAAGCGTGATGAACCTTTCTTTGAACCAGTTGTCCAGTCTGATCGCTTCCTTTTCCACCTTTTGAAGCATCTCTCCTTCAGCGTAAGCGAGGAGTTTTTCTCTGATCATGAGCAGGTTTGTCACCGTAACTGTCAGAACGCCCACGATCAGAAACACCACCACGAGCAAAATTATACTGAGTTTCAGCGACATGCCTTCACCTCCTCAAGCTCTGGCGATGCAGTAGGCGACGATTTTCTGCGCACCCGCCTCAAGTAGCAGTCTCGCACACTCGTTCATGGTAGCACCTGTGGTGTACACATCGTCTATCAGGGCTATCACACCTTCTGGCTTTCCCTTCAATCTGAAAGCACCGCGAACGCTCTCTTCCCTCTGTTGTCTGGTTAAGCCTCTCTTCGTTGATGAAGCTGTCGATTCGATCAGTGAGACACACTCTAACTGGATAGATCTACCAACGATCTTCGCAACCGTTCCCATGGTGTCGTACCCTCTCTCTTCGAGAGATCTGAAACTGGAAGGAACCCAGGTCAGACGATCGCAGGGGATTTTGTATCTATCCATCGTAGCTATCAACATCTTTGCGAGGATTCTGCACAGTCTCCAGTGACCTTCGTTCTTGTAAGCCAGGATAGTCTTTCTCAATTTCGAATCGTACCTTCCATAAAAGTAAACCTCGCACCATTTTGTTTTTTCGACCAGTGGTATCGGCCCTTGCAAAAGTTCGTGTTCGCACTCGTCACAAATGACAGAGAATGGTGCTATCGCTCTGCCACACAGAACACAACTGTTTGGAAAGATTGTTCTGAGTAAAAACTCGAGACTCTTCCTCATATCAGCTTCCTTCTGAGTTGTTCGGAATCAATGGCAAACAGATCGCACAGGACTCTGGTCACGCTCTCGTCGTATTTCTGGCAGGTCAGAAAAGCTTTAACACACAAAAATCTACGTTTCTGAAGTTCGACATCCCCGCATCTGTCTATGGATTCTATTACTGCGTCGTAATCTTCTGGATCGCACAGTGTCACAACGTTCCTGTAATTCTTGGCCGCCGCTCTCAACAGCGCAACGCCACCGATATCTATATTCTTCAGTATTCTTTCTTCATCGAGGTTCTCGTCAAGCTGGAAGGGCCTCAGATTGACCACAACGAGGTCGAAAGGCTCGATATTCATTTCTTTCAAAAGTCGAAGATAGTCTTCTTCGAACAAATTCATCAGGACCGCGGCGAATATCTTCGGATGGATCGTTTTCACGTTCCCCTGAAGCATTTCTGAAAAGCCCGTTATCTCACTGATCTCTTTGGCTTTCACTCCGCACGAACGGAGGTACACAGCCGTGCCGGAGGTCGCGAAGATTTCAACTTTTCGTCCACTCAAAGCCTTCGCAAATTCGGCGATTCCTCTCTTGTCCCAAACACTGATCAGCGCCCTCTTGATGTTCATTGCTGCATCGCCTCCATCAACGTCTAAAGTAGATTCTACAATAAAAAAGCGGGGACGAACCCCGCTACTCGAAATTTGAAAAAGGTTCAGTCTTTCTTTTCCGGGATCAGGAGGTTGGCGATGATCCCAACCATCGCTGCGAGGCTGAGACCCTTGAATTCGACATGTCCAAACTTCAGTGTGGCTCCACCGATACCCACGGTAAGAATCAAAGAGGCTACGAGGAGATTCTTGGGCTTTGAGAAATCCACCTGTGCGTTGACCAGGGTTCTTATACCCACCGAAGCGATCATTCCAAACAGGATCAAACTGATACCACCTATGACAGGGGTTGGAATCGTGCGGAGAACTGCTCCAAATTTGGATAGAAAAACAACCAACATCGCCAGGAAGGCCGCACCTCTCAACACTCTTGGATCATAAACCCTCGTGAGTGCAAGCACACCTGTGTTTTCACTGTAAGTCGTGTTTGCTGGACCACCGAGCAAGCCCGCCAGCGAGGTGGCAAGTCCATCACCGATCAAAGTCCTGTGAAGTCCCGGCTTTTCGAAAAAGTTCCTGCCGACAACGGCTCCATTCGTTGTGATATCACCGATGTGTTCCATCACCGTTGCGATCGATACGGGAGCTATCGTTGCTATGGCTGACCAGCTGAACTTTGGAAGCATGAACTTTGGCACACTCAACCAGCTGCTCTGCTGGATGGCTGAAAGATCGACCAGTCCCAGTGGCAAGGACACGGCGTAACCAGCGATCACACCGAACAGCACAGGTATCATGCTCCAGAAGCCCTTCAACAAAACGGAGGTGAGTATGACCGTGCCGACAACCACTATCGCCACAAACCAGTTCTGGCTCGCCATCTGGATCGCCACGGGACTGAGGGTTAAGCCTATGACGACGATCATTGGACCGGTCACGACGGGTGGAAACAACCTGTTGACTTTCTCAATGCCCACCAGCCACACCAGCAATGCGAAGAGCAAATAGACCAAACCGGCAGCGAATATTCCACCGGTGGCGTAAGCCAGATCACCCATTTGTTCCTTCACCATGATCACGGGTGCAATGAAAGCAAAGCTCGAACCGAGGAACACAGGAACAATGCCACCTGTAACAGTATGAAACAGCAAAGTTCCGGCACCTGCCGTGAAGAGTGCAACGAGCGGATCAAGACCGGTCAGTAACGGAACAAGTACCGTTGCACCGAACATAGCTACGAAATGCTGGAAGGAGAGTAAGAAAAACTTGACGCCACGCACCTGATGGCGGGCCACAGTGAGGGAAGTGTCAACCATGATCTGACCTCCTTTTTGCCCTCGCTGGGGCAAATTAAAGGACCTTCGGTGAGAGTTTATCACTTTCACTCATGCCGTGTCAAGTGCAAGCACGGTCCTGAAGAAAGCTGTTGAGGCACCATCAGATTTCTAATGGATTTCTAATGTGTTCGCTGTAGGATGTTCGACGAAAAACTCCAAGGGGGGCAGGGATGATGAAAAGGGCTTATTTAGTGGTTATTTTGAGCTTTGCGATGCTGTTATGTGCACAGACAAGGATCACGATCATCAACGACGGCTGGGTCAGATTGACTGTACTCGACAACAGATCTGCTCAGTATCCTTACCCAACAGACTTCGTCATCGAAGTTCTGGCGCTCGATCGCAGTATGCCTGTGGAAGTTTCCTATCTGATGATCGATGGTGGTGGAACACCACGGCAGCCTTCTGCCAACTTTGTCATGAAAGGTTCGAACTTCAATCCACCCTGGGATGGCAACTGCTTTTTCAAAACAGAAGTTGGTGGCTGGGCTGAAGCCGAATTCATTACAAATCCAAAGTATTTACCTTTACCACACTATCGGACCTGTCTGCTCTTACTCGCCAGGTATGAGAAGATCTACGCTGTGTTTCTGAGGGAAAACGATGGACAGGTTGGATACACGCTTCTGAAAGGTGGTTCGTTCAGCAACTTTGAGATTCCAAACGTTGCGAGGATCGAACTTCAGGCCAACGAGTTCGTGGTCACTTCCCTGGGTCAGCCGGTCGAGGTGGGCATGTGGGTTGAGGGCAGATACACCCACGATGAAGTCGGTGGCTGGGCCGCTGCAAATTATGCTGCAAGAACGAAGAGGTACAAAATCCCGCACTATGAAATGTTCATGATGATGCTGAGTCGTTACGACAAACTCGCACTGATCATCGGAAAAGAGAACGACGGACACCTCGGTGTGATCGTGTTTCCAAGATCTGCAAGCTGGTCAAACCCGATCGAAGTGCCCGGATTCTGCAGGACCGTGGCCCAGCGAACTCGGCTCACCGTTACTGCTCTGTCCAACAACCCGGTGGAAATCACCCATTTTGCGTTCGATAACACGTCCTGGCAATGGGAAGTTGGAGGATGGTCGCTGCCTGAATATGCGCCGAAGCAACAGACATTCACGTTGAAACACTACACACCAGGTTTGATCGTGGTCAACAGGTACCAGACCATGGAATTGTTCGGCTACAACGAGAACGACGGTCAAACAGGGGTCATACAGATCAGGTGATCGTCCCTTCAGAGCACCGCAGTCTCGGAAAATTTGCTCATTGAGGGATTGGTCGACTGTGTTCGATGAGCTTGATCAGTTCCTCAATGATTTTTTCTCGTGAAACAGTTTTTATGATCGTTCCGGATTTGAATATGGCTGCTCCGTTTTTAGTACCAGCAACACCTATGTCGGCGTGTTTTCCCTCACCGATTCCGTTGACCACGCAGCCCATCACCGCGACCGTGAGATCTGTTTTTTCCACGATAGGTTCGATCGCTCTGGCGATCTGTTCCACATCTATTTCACACCTGGCACACGTGGGGCACGCGATCACCTGGCCGAACTTTCTCAGGCCGATAGAGGCGAGGATCTTTCGTGCCACGATCACTTCTTTGATCGGATCTCCCGCGATGGAAACTCTCATTGTGTTGCCTATTCCTCTTAGCAACAGATGCCCTATAGCGATGGCAGACTTTATGATCGCCGCTTCGCCGACCCCGGCCTCGGTCAATCCGATGTGCAAGGGATAATCCACTTTCGAGGCAACGTACTCGTTGGCTTTGATGGTTTCAAGAACGTCCGTACTCTTGACTGAGATAACGATGTTGTAGAAACCAAATTTCTCGAGCAATCGCACCTCGTAGAGCGCCGACTCCGCGAGTGCCGTGATCCGATCGTACTTCTCTTCGAAATCTTTCCTCAGTGAACCACTGTTCGCCCCGACTCTGATGGGCACTGAGTACTCTTTTGCCACGTCAACGAGTTCCTTAACTTTCCAGTCTTGACCTATGTTTCCCGGATTTATTCGAACCTTGTCTGCTCCATTCTTGATGGCTTCTATCGCGAGACGATAGTCGTAATGAACGTCCGCCACGATCGGAACCTCTAGATCGAGGGCTTCCTTGATCTTGTTTATGGCTTTTGCACTTTCAAAATCTGCCACGGCGACCCTCACTATTTCGCAGCCCGCGGCAACGAGTTCTCTGATCTGTCGGACGGTTGCATCCACATCGACGGTTTTCGTGTTTGTCATGGACTGGATCGAAACTGGGTAACCCTGACCGATGAAGACGTTACCCACGCGCACGATCCTGCTCATCGTCCGATCAACCTTCCTATGTCACTGAAGGTAACGAAGACCATCAGCGCTATGAGCAGCAGAAAGCCTATGAAATGTATCAAATTTTCCACTTCTGGCTTGACCTTCCTCCTGCTCACCAACTCGATGAGAGAAAACACGATCCTTCCGCCGTCCAGTGCCGGGAGTGGCAACAGGTTGAATATGCCAAGGCTCATCGTGATCAGTGCAACGAGTGTCAGCACCGGTTCCAGCCCCACCCTTGCCGTCTCACCGATGAACGCCACCAACCCTACTGGCCCCACGATCCCACCTGTTTCTGTGCCACGCAGGATTCCAAGGAGCGATCTGTACATTGTGATCAAAACGTTGTTGCACCTGTCCACGGCAGTGGCTATTGTCTCGAACGGATCTTTCGGTTTGAGGTTGGCCGTTTTCGATTCGAACACGCCCGGTGTCTCCAGAAGACTTTTTACCAGCGCAGTGGGGACCTTCAACTGAACCTGTTGACCCTCCCTAAGCAGACCGACGGTCACCTCGCTCCCAAATCCTTGGCTGGCCCACACGATCAGATCACCTTGAATCTCTATGTAAGCACCTCCATCCTGCGCTAGTGCGAGCTGATAGATCCTCGAAAGATCGACGTTGTTGTTCACCGTGACGTTTTCGACCCATAAGAGTACATCCCCTTTCCTGAAAGGTTCGAAATCTTTTCTGAGAACGTTCGACACCGTGGCGAAATAAAAACCGAGTGCGTACTTGGCCGGTTCGTACTGGTACTGCTTGAGCAGACCCTTCACAGTGCCGCTCGTTGTTTCGATCGATACGTAACTTTCCAGGAGGCTGTTGAGCTGTGCAGGGCTCAGAGATCTCCCTGATACGTTTTCTATTCTCGCTCCGACCTGAAATTCTCCATTCACATCTCTCAGCAGAATGAAGTGCGATTCTTCAAACATCTTCGGTACCGCTCTTATGTTCAACTTTTCGCTGTTTCTGAGGACAGTTAACTCCACCGGACGACCTTTTCTTATGATCTGACTCACGGTGTAGTTGTCGTAAACTCTCCTGCCGTTGATTTTCAGTATCAAATCCCCATCTCTGAGCCCCGCTTCGTAGGCAGGCCTTCCTGGCTCGACGTAAGCTACCGTCACTGCCGGTACACCCCACAGAGAGACGATGAACAAGAACAACACATAACCTGCGAGTATCGAAAAAACAGGTCCTGCGAGGAAGATCAAAAGTCTTTGCCATGCAGGTTTCGAGTACAAACTGCCGGCTTCCTCTGCCTCGCTGGGATCTTCACCGGCAAGCCGAACGTACCCACCGAGAGGGAACACGTTTATTCTGAAAGTCGTTCTCCTGAACTTTTTCTGGTAGATCTTTGGACCGTAGCCGATCGCGAACTCCAGCACGTCCACTTTGAACAACCTTGCGAACGCAAAGTGCCCCAGCTCGTGCACAACGACCACGGCCATGAATATGATCAGGAAGTACACGACAGCCATTCGATCACCTCTTCTGCAATCCTTCTACTCGCTCCATCCACATCCTTCAGATCTGACAGGTCCCTCACGTTGCCTTCTATCTTCCCGATTACTCTTTCGATGATCCTCGCAATGTCTGTGAATTTGATCCGACCTTTGAGAAACGCGTCCACGCACACCTCGTCGGCTGCGTTGTAAGCGGTCCTTTTAGCGTAGTCTTTCTCGATTTCGTAAGCAAGATAAAAAGCGGGATATCGGTCTCTGTCGACCCGCTCGAACTTCAACTGCGCTTCCAGCAAGTCTGGCCAGCTTCGCTGCTGGTAAAGTCTTTCTGGATATGTTAATCCGTAGGCAATTGGAACTCTCATATCGGGAAAACCAAGGTGCATTTTGATCGTTCCATCCCTCAGGAACACTGCCGCATGGACCAGACCTTCTTTGTGGATCAGCACCTCTATCTGACTCGCTCTGAGCTGAAAGAGTTCACACGCTTCGAGCACTTCGAAACCTTTGTTGACCATCGTCGCGGAATCGATCGTTATCCTCTTGCCCATCTTCCACACGGGATGTTTCAAAACATCTGACGGTTTTGCACGATCGAGTTCTTCCAGTTTCCAGTCTCTCAAAGCGCCGCCGGATGAGGTCAAAAGAAGCTTCTCGACGGAAGGTTCATAAAGTTGCATCACGGCACTGTGTTCACTGTCGAGCGGTATGAGCTCGCAAGAAGTTTTTTCTTTCATCTGCCTGACGAGCCAGCCACCACACACGAGCGCTTCTTTGCTCGCCAGCAAAACTCTCCTTGAGGTTTCTATAGCCTTCAGAGTGATGGGGAGACTCACGAAACCCGGGATGCAAACCAATGTCACATCAGGTTTTTCTCGTTCGAGAAAGCCCTCGAGTTCCTCGTAACCTTCGGCCGTGCATATCAGCTCTGAAACATTGTACTTCTTCGCGAGTTTCTGGGCTAATTCCGCGTTTGTGTGGTACGTTCCTGCAATTATCTGAAAAGTTTTGATCTTTTCGATCACCTCGAGCGCCTGGGTGCCTATCGATCCTGTCATGCCCACGATCACGATGGTTCTTTCAGCCATCTGAAGTAAGCCACCTTTCCCTTTCCAACGGCTATTCTAACCTTTGATGAAACTGCAACGTTGCTGATCCCGTAAGGATGATCGCACGGCATGTCCTTCTGGGTGATCTCGTATTTGAAGCCTCTCAGCGTTACGCGCTCTGCATCTCCTGCGATCGGGACTATGGACCATTTCTCGTTCACGTTTGCATCTAATTCGGTTTCGCTCGAAACGACGCCGACGATCAACTGCTCGCTCCTGGCTGTGATGTCGATGTCGAAAGAACCCATCAGATACAACAGTGCGAGCAGCATGTCCAGTCTGTCTCCCATCCAGCAGAATATGTCTATCGATTTGGCTCCTCTCTCGACGGCCTTCCTCAGCGCGAGTTCTGTGTCTATTTCGTCCTTCTCCTTCGGAAACAGAAACACCTCACACCCCAGCTTCTTCAATTTGTCTAGATCTGATTCTTCCAGAGAATCCCCATCTCCAACGAACATGTCAGGCACCACGCCCGCACTCAAAAGCTTTTTCGCCCCACC encodes the following:
- a CDS encoding methyl-accepting chemotaxis protein; protein product: MSLKLSIILLVVVFLIVGVLTVTVTNLLMIREKLLAYAEGEMLQKVEKEAIRLDNWFKERFITLQGIAPNLENLFLFFDTNMIDMSLRSYTENFQKLGFTGQILISVDGKTFTLDVQPDSDLSKQKFFEEAMKGNVYVQSTSFKGQRGYVFSVPVISYSQEVVGVYAAFMPQKKLDEIVLSIKHGKEGYAFMVDGESIVLSHPNADLLGKKLREVDENLKVIEEKIVNRETTTVNYTFQSQKKLAAIANVPSVGWSLCLTIPRKEIEAVFQNTIVMNASVAAIVSIVAAIVAIFFARSISQPIVNLSNAAQRVAEGDLSQSVQLKRVGAEITQLSNAFSILTKSLRDSIMNIKKIEERINLLSEQIEKDSSTAKTASEEARTISEEVSRIVSNVNQLVHQVDMGAREIASGSEQTSKNALVLSESFEKLRKSSKAVEQTVNKLIESVESMVQQQHSVRKSIQELASFTGKIEEVIGTIYSIAEQTNLLALNAAIEAARAGEAGRGFAVVAEEVRKLAEQSRTSTKQVEDFLVTIRSQVQTMLEQEEEIAKRTSESSTLISESLRTIAGMVEDIEKVATMSSELAAVSQEQNAAVEEINAAIERIVKEIDRVSSDIDKLSKGVAEQSERVQNLSNSLQELTSVFEKLRQVFSSYRV
- a CDS encoding site-2 protease family protein, whose protein sequence is MAVVYFLIIFMAVVVVHELGHFAFARLFKVDVLEFAIGYGPKIYQKKFRRTTFRINVFPLGGYVRLAGEDPSEAEEAGSLYSKPAWQRLLIFLAGPVFSILAGYVLFLFIVSLWGVPAVTVAYVEPGRPAYEAGLRDGDLILKINGRRVYDNYTVSQIIRKGRPVELTVLRNSEKLNIRAVPKMFEESHFILLRDVNGEFQVGARIENVSGRSLSPAQLNSLLESYVSIETTSGTVKGLLKQYQYEPAKYALGFYFATVSNVLRKDFEPFRKGDVLLWVENVTVNNNVDLSRIYQLALAQDGGAYIEIQGDLIVWASQGFGSEVTVGLLREGQQVQLKVPTALVKSLLETPGVFESKTANLKPKDPFETIATAVDRCNNVLITMYRSLLGILRGTETGGIVGPVGLVAFIGETARVGLEPVLTLVALITMSLGIFNLLPLPALDGGRIVFSLIELVSRRKVKPEVENLIHFIGFLLLIALMVFVTFSDIGRLIGR
- a CDS encoding thiamine diphosphokinase, encoding MKVAMFLNGDCEDLGSIDLAAYDLIIAVDGGAKKLLSAGVVPDMFVGDGDSLEESDLDKLKKLGCEVFLFPKEKDEIDTELALRKAVERGAKSIDIFCWMGDRLDMLLALLYLMGSFDIDITARSEQLIVGVVSSETELDANVNEKWSIVPIAGDAERVTLRGFKYEITQKDMPCDHPYGISNVAVSSKVRIAVGKGKVAYFRWLKEPS
- a CDS encoding 1-deoxy-D-xylulose-5-phosphate reductoisomerase, whose product is MAERTIVIVGMTGSIGTQALEVIEKIKTFQIIAGTYHTNAELAQKLAKKYNVSELICTAEGYEELEGFLEREKPDVTLVCIPGFVSLPITLKAIETSRRVLLASKEALVCGGWLVRQMKEKTSCELIPLDSEHSAVMQLYEPSVEKLLLTSSGGALRDWKLEELDRAKPSDVLKHPVWKMGKRITIDSATMVNKGFEVLEACELFQLRASQIEVLIHKEGLVHAAVFLRDGTIKMHLGFPDMRVPIAYGLTYPERLYQQRSWPDLLEAQLKFERVDRDRYPAFYLAYEIEKDYAKRTAYNAADEVCVDAFLKGRIKFTDIARIIERVIGKIEGNVRDLSDLKDVDGASRRIAEEVIEWLSCTS
- a CDS encoding ComF family protein, whose product is MRKSLEFLLRTIFPNSCVLCGRAIAPFSVICDECEHELLQGPIPLVEKTKWCEVYFYGRYDSKLRKTILAYKNEGHWRLCRILAKMLIATMDRYKIPCDRLTWVPSSFRSLEERGYDTMGTVAKIVGRSIQLECVSLIESTASSTKRGLTRQQREESVRGAFRLKGKPEGVIALIDDVYTTGATMNECARLLLEAGAQKIVAYCIARA
- the ispG gene encoding flavodoxin-dependent (E)-4-hydroxy-3-methylbut-2-enyl-diphosphate synthase, encoding MSRIVRVGNVFIGQGYPVSIQSMTNTKTVDVDATVRQIRELVAAGCEIVRVAVADFESAKAINKIKEALDLEVPIVADVHYDYRLAIEAIKNGADKVRINPGNIGQDWKVKELVDVAKEYSVPIRVGANSGSLRKDFEEKYDRITALAESALYEVRLLEKFGFYNIVISVKSTDVLETIKANEYVASKVDYPLHIGLTEAGVGEAAIIKSAIAIGHLLLRGIGNTMRVSIAGDPIKEVIVARKILASIGLRKFGQVIACPTCARCEIDVEQIARAIEPIVEKTDLTVAVMGCVVNGIGEGKHADIGVAGTKNGAAIFKSGTIIKTVSREKIIEELIKLIEHSRPIPQ
- a CDS encoding solute carrier family 23 protein; amino-acid sequence: MVDTSLTVARHQVRGVKFFLLSFQHFVAMFGATVLVPLLTGLDPLVALFTAGAGTLLFHTVTGGIVPVFLGSSFAFIAPVIMVKEQMGDLAYATGGIFAAGLVYLLFALLVWLVGIEKVNRLFPPVVTGPMIVVIGLTLSPVAIQMASQNWFVAIVVVGTVILTSVLLKGFWSMIPVLFGVIAGYAVSLPLGLVDLSAIQQSSWLSVPKFMLPKFSWSAIATIAPVSIATVMEHIGDITTNGAVVGRNFFEKPGLHRTLIGDGLATSLAGLLGGPANTTYSENTGVLALTRVYDPRVLRGAAFLAMLVVFLSKFGAVLRTIPTPVIGGISLILFGMIASVGIRTLVNAQVDFSKPKNLLVASLILTVGIGGATLKFGHVEFKGLSLAAMVGIIANLLIPEKKD
- a CDS encoding IMP cyclohydrolase produces the protein MNIKRALISVWDKRGIAEFAKALSGRKVEIFATSGTAVYLRSCGVKAKEISEITGFSEMLQGNVKTIHPKIFAAVLMNLFEEDYLRLLKEMNIEPFDLVVVNLRPFQLDENLDEERILKNIDIGGVALLRAAAKNYRNVVTLCDPEDYDAVIESIDRCGDVELQKRRFLCVKAFLTCQKYDESVTRVLCDLFAIDSEQLRRKLI